One Rosa chinensis cultivar Old Blush chromosome 5, RchiOBHm-V2, whole genome shotgun sequence genomic region harbors:
- the LOC112203793 gene encoding ribosome production factor 1: protein MKREVLIGKKDEIYGGRLLASLQLFVINDADEFSAVLKRESNPKILITTCRFNSSRGPAFIEELLSMIPNAQYYKRDTYDLKKIIEYANKKEFTSLIVVHTNHREPDALLIIGLPNGPTAHFKLSKLVLRKDIKNHGNPTSHELVLNNFTTRLGHHIGRLIQSLFPQEPNFSGRRVVTFHNQRDFIFFRHHQCASFAIFSSCSDPFLYL from the exons ATGAAGAGGGAAGTACTAATTGGGAAGAAGGATGAGATATATGGTGGCAGGTTATTAGCGAGTTTGCAGTTGTTTGTTATAAATGATGCGGATGAGTTTAGTGCGGTTTTGAAGCGTGAATCGAATCCGAAGATATTGATCACCACTTGCCGATTTAACTCTTCT AGGGGTCCTGCTTTTATAGAGGAACTACTTTCGATGATCCCAAATGCGCAGTACTATAAAAGAGACACTTATGACTTGAAAAAG ATTATAGAGTATGCAAATAAAAAGGAATTCACTTCTTTAATTGTTGTTCATACCAATCACCGGGAACCAG ATGCTCTCCTAATTATTGGCTTACCTAATGGACCTACTGCCCATTTTAAGCTCTCAAAGCTTGTTTTACGGAAGGATATCAAG AATCATGGAAATCCAACCAGTCATGAGCTTGTATTAAACAACTTTACAACACGCCTTGGTCATCATATTGGGAG ATTAATACAGTCACTTTTCCCTCAAGAACCAAATTTTAGTGGTCGGCGAGTTGTAACTTTCCACAACCAACGAGATTTTATattcttccggcatcatcagtGTGCCTCCTTTGCTATTTTTAGTTCTTGCAGTGATCCTTTCTTATACTTGTGA